tattttaATCGCAAGATTGTCTGTCTGTCTATCCGGGAGGAAGCAAGCTAATGTcaatttcttccttctcagcagccaagtcgtcttcctcgctGTACCTGGGGATGGGAGTTCGGGGGAGAACCATCACACCTGTTCACCGTACAAGTCAGTATAGCGAACACATGGGAAAcataaaaataaaaaacTTACCAGACCGCGCCGCCTCGAGCACACCGAACGGCCTCATCAAACTCAAGAACGAGTCCACCCTCGAGCTCTTGGCAGTCAACTCGACGATACAGCTATTCTCAGCCACATCCACCACCCGTCCGCCAAACTGGTCGGCAAGGGTCTTGATAGCTGACAGGTGCAAGTTCTTCGCGATCAACGCCTCGCTTGCAGACATGTCTTGACCTGCCGCCGAACGGTTGGGGTAGAGCGCGCCGGTGGGAGCGGGTTGAGCGGCAGATTCAAAGGAGCGAGCGAGAGCGAGTTCGCGTTGAATCTTGTCGTCCCCCTGGGGCTCGCCCTGGGCGacaaaggaaggagggttCTCCGGACTCTGGTTCTCGACCGCGTGCTCGAACGAGGCGTCGGGGATTGGGCCCGACAGCTGAGCTTCGGCAAACTCGGGGCCGAGGATGGAGACCTTGGCAAGAAGCAGTTCACGTTCGACACAGGATGTCTTGGTGTAGTCCAACACGGCCCAGACGGGGACGAGGTCTTCGAGTTGACGACGGGCTTGCTCGATGACGCCGTCCTGGCccttgaggatgatgcaCATTCGGGACAAGTCTCGGATTTCGGTTTGGCAGACCACGAGAGAGTCTGGGAAAGTGGGAGGAGGGCCGGGGGTTAGCCGAGAATTtcagaagagagagggatgaAACTGCGCGCACCAATGTTGAAACCTCGACCGGCAAGGATACCGGAAACGCGAGAAAGAACACCAGGTTCATTCTGAACAAGACAGTTCAATCGGTGTCTAAACCACACTCTAGTCAGCTTTACACGGCTTTACAGTACTGGCCAAAAGGCAACGATAGACTGACCGCTTGAAGGGCTCGGTGCTGGGAGGGGGAGTGTTGTAAAGAATGTTGGTGACGGCCTCTTCAGCAGAGGGGGACCTAGGGTG
This Cryptococcus neoformans var. neoformans JEC21 chromosome 14 sequence DNA region includes the following protein-coding sequences:
- a CDS encoding acetolactate synthase, putative, whose product is MSHRALSAPLRALRGTRLQQTATRCASTKTPAPPKPIDDSTSALDYKLHKHGRRLPHLVTQHPRSPSAEEAVTNILYNTPPPSTEPFKRHRLNCLVQNEPGVLSRVSGILAGRGFNIDSLVVCQTEIRDLSRMCIILKGQDGVIEQARRQLEDLVPVWAVLDYTKTSCVERELLLAKVSILGPEFAEAQLSGPIPDASFEHAVENQSPENPPSFVAQGEPQGDDKIQRELALARSFESAAQPAPTGALYPNRSAAGQDMSASEALIAKNLHLSAIKTLADQFGGRVVDVAENSCIVELTAKSSRVDSFLSLMRPFGVLEAARSGVMVLPRTPIPRYSEEDDLAAEKEEIDISLLPPG